A single genomic interval of Mucilaginibacter boryungensis harbors:
- a CDS encoding AMP-dependent synthetase/ligase produces MKPPVASATVPQFIRNTVKYIHPESHTFLKHKVGEVWKEISYGEALTKIDAISAWLLDIGICKGDRLGLIIENGPDYVYYDQALQQIGAVNTSIYPTLSEAEIEYILNDSGVKTLLVGNPFLLRKVLKVANNCMELIRIIPAFEDFEKYTEKIELNAGVIGLQQLIAEGKGMVDRFRDAINIAREAIMPSDLSCLIYTSGTTGTPKGVMLTHHNLTENVNVSLEQIPVIEYTDLFLSFLPLSHVFERTATYHICLAMGCQIAFAQSLDLLARNMGEVRPTVMNCVPRLLERIHDKAMKNGTDAGGIKAKIFLWALKVGRQHREQLEAGKKPGLILEQQFKLAEKLVFSKIKEKTGGRLKFMISGGGALPKNIGEFFGDLGIKVLEGFGLTETSPVMAVTEYHRQVYGTVGRIIPGIEVGIQNVDTKEIYTIQTHHTFKEDYQSEEGEIIVRGHCVMKGYFNKPEETKAAINPEGWFHTGDIGRFYKGNLQITDRLKNMLVNAYGKNIYPTPVENTYLKSPKIEGVFLIGDKREYITAIIIPAREAFQEAFGLDNAFFEQPEVFIDDKAMTDWVAADIRKFGNELAKFERIKSFKIKRAPFSMDGGEITPTMKPKRKVIEKKYADAIDEMYMQSVEAD; encoded by the coding sequence ATGAAACCTCCTGTAGCGTCGGCCACCGTGCCCCAGTTTATACGCAATACCGTTAAGTACATCCATCCCGAAAGCCATACTTTTTTAAAACACAAGGTTGGCGAAGTATGGAAAGAAATTAGCTACGGCGAAGCACTTACAAAAATTGATGCTATATCGGCCTGGTTGCTGGATATAGGCATTTGCAAAGGCGACCGCCTTGGGCTGATCATAGAGAACGGTCCCGATTATGTATACTACGACCAGGCATTGCAGCAAATTGGCGCTGTAAATACGTCTATCTACCCTACCCTTTCTGAAGCTGAAATTGAATATATTCTGAACGATTCGGGCGTTAAAACCTTGTTGGTGGGCAATCCTTTCCTGTTACGCAAGGTGCTGAAGGTGGCAAATAATTGTATGGAGCTGATCCGCATTATACCCGCTTTTGAAGACTTTGAAAAATACACCGAAAAAATTGAACTAAACGCAGGCGTAATAGGTTTGCAACAACTGATAGCTGAAGGCAAAGGAATGGTAGATCGGTTCCGCGATGCAATAAATATTGCGCGTGAAGCTATTATGCCGTCAGATCTTTCGTGTTTGATATATACTTCGGGCACAACCGGCACCCCCAAAGGAGTAATGCTTACCCATCATAACCTCACCGAGAATGTGAACGTAAGTTTAGAACAGATACCGGTGATTGAATATACAGATTTGTTCCTGTCGTTCCTGCCATTATCGCATGTGTTTGAACGTACAGCTACTTATCATATTTGCCTGGCCATGGGTTGCCAGATAGCCTTTGCCCAAAGCCTTGACCTGCTTGCCCGCAACATGGGCGAAGTTAGGCCGACTGTAATGAACTGCGTGCCCCGGTTGCTGGAACGGATACACGACAAAGCCATGAAGAATGGTACAGATGCCGGCGGCATCAAAGCTAAAATATTTTTGTGGGCGCTTAAAGTCGGCCGCCAGCACCGCGAGCAATTGGAAGCGGGTAAAAAGCCGGGATTGATACTGGAACAGCAATTTAAACTGGCCGAAAAACTGGTATTCAGCAAAATAAAGGAAAAGACCGGCGGTCGTTTAAAGTTTATGATATCGGGTGGCGGTGCGCTGCCTAAAAATATCGGCGAGTTTTTCGGCGATCTGGGGATTAAGGTACTGGAAGGTTTCGGCCTGACTGAAACATCGCCGGTTATGGCCGTTACCGAATATCACCGGCAAGTATATGGTACCGTTGGCCGCATTATTCCGGGTATTGAAGTAGGCATTCAAAATGTAGATACCAAAGAGATATATACGATACAAACACACCATACTTTTAAGGAGGATTATCAATCGGAAGAAGGAGAAATTATTGTGCGCGGGCATTGTGTAATGAAAGGATATTTTAACAAACCCGAGGAAACAAAAGCTGCGATAAACCCTGAAGGCTGGTTCCACACCGGCGATATTGGTCGTTTTTATAAAGGCAACCTGCAAATTACCGATCGGTTGAAGAACATGCTGGTGAACGCTTATGGTAAAAACATTTACCCCACCCCGGTTGAAAACACCTATTTAAAAAGCCCCAAAATTGAGGGCGTATTTTTAATTGGCGATAAACGTGAATATATAACCGCCATTATTATCCCCGCAAGGGAAGCCTTCCAGGAAGCATTTGGGTTGGATAATGCGTTTTTTGAACAACCTGAGGTATTTATTGACGATAAAGCTATGACCGATTGGGTTGCAGCGGATATCCGCAAGTTTGGCAATGAACTGGCTAAGTTTGAACGTATTAAAAGCTTTAAGATCAAACGCGCGCCCTTCAGTATGGATGGGGGCGAGATAACCCCTACCATGAAACCGAAGCGTAAAGTGATAGAAAAAAAATACGCTGATGCGATAGATGAAATGTATATGCAAAGCGTAGAAGCGGATTGA
- a CDS encoding glycoside hydrolase family 25 protein yields the protein MAVVKKTVVKKAPVKRNTAPRRKKSGTKLPWGLIVGFLLIILSPLYYGYVLKTFSATWRWIMDIGENPHYRTYKSFQIRIPSRYHIHGIDVSYAQGKIDWQKVRAMQEDSVRINFAFVKATEGLLKVDPYFKRNWREAPKVGITCGAYHFFRPEKNGLWQARFFLQNVNIEKGDLPPVADIEVLDRTSPQAMRKELKAFLTYVENKTRVRPIIYTNISFYADYLAGHFDEYTLWIANFHQPELAMDEKTKWQFWQHSDIARVNGINHTVDFNAFRGDSLAFTKLLVR from the coding sequence GTGGCCGTTGTAAAGAAAACTGTAGTAAAAAAAGCACCCGTAAAAAGAAACACTGCCCCCCGGCGAAAGAAAAGCGGTACCAAATTGCCATGGGGACTCATCGTGGGGTTTCTGCTGATCATACTTTCGCCACTATACTATGGTTACGTGCTCAAAACTTTTAGTGCTACCTGGCGGTGGATAATGGATATAGGCGAGAACCCGCATTATCGTACTTATAAAAGTTTCCAAATACGTATACCGTCAAGATACCACATTCACGGTATTGATGTTTCCTATGCCCAGGGCAAAATAGACTGGCAAAAAGTAAGGGCTATGCAAGAGGATAGTGTGCGCATCAATTTCGCGTTTGTAAAGGCTACCGAAGGCTTACTAAAAGTTGATCCCTATTTTAAGCGTAACTGGCGCGAAGCGCCTAAGGTTGGTATTACCTGTGGGGCTTATCATTTTTTCCGTCCGGAAAAAAATGGATTATGGCAAGCCCGTTTTTTCCTGCAAAATGTAAATATTGAAAAAGGGGATCTGCCGCCTGTAGCCGATATTGAAGTACTTGACAGAACATCGCCACAGGCTATGCGTAAAGAACTAAAGGCCTTTTTAACTTATGTAGAGAATAAAACAAGGGTGCGTCCTATCATCTACACTAATATTAGTTTTTATGCCGATTATCTGGCAGGGCATTTTGATGAATATACATTATGGATAGCCAATTTCCACCAGCCTGAATTAGCTATGGACGAAAAGACCAAATGGCAATTTTGGCAACATTCGGATATTGCCCGGGTTAACGGCATTAATCATACAGTTGATTTTAATGCCTTCAGGGGCGATAGTTTAGCCTTTACTAAATTACTGGTGAGATGA
- a CDS encoding SDR family oxidoreductase, whose product MTVSILGCGWFGRALATALIAKGITVKGSTTNNEKLQELAALGLQPYLVNFPGEQGNDPAFFDCDRMVVSIPPKFRKGEAEAFIPKIESIINAISRYGIKRVIYTSSTGVYGDNQGIVNELDEPKPEDESGRLLLQAEQAFQNQAGFKTTVIRFAGLVGPGRHPGRFFAGKKEVPNGSSPVNMVHLDDAVGIAVVVIEKAAWGQVFNACVPSHPTRAQFYTRFSRELNLPLPEFENGAANLKTIESVNVPTILGYRYKYDNWLNVVLG is encoded by the coding sequence ATGACGGTTAGTATTTTAGGCTGCGGCTGGTTCGGGCGCGCATTAGCCACAGCTTTAATAGCAAAAGGTATCACAGTAAAGGGATCAACTACCAATAACGAAAAATTGCAGGAACTGGCCGCGCTGGGTCTTCAGCCATACCTCGTTAATTTCCCCGGCGAACAGGGTAACGACCCTGCTTTTTTTGATTGTGATAGGATGGTGGTAAGCATCCCGCCAAAATTCAGAAAGGGCGAGGCGGAAGCATTTATTCCCAAGATAGAAAGCATTATTAACGCCATCAGCAGGTATGGTATAAAGCGGGTGATCTATACCAGTTCTACAGGTGTTTATGGCGATAACCAAGGTATAGTAAATGAACTGGACGAACCTAAGCCTGAAGATGAATCCGGCCGGTTGCTTTTACAAGCAGAGCAGGCTTTTCAAAACCAGGCGGGGTTTAAAACGACTGTTATCCGTTTCGCCGGTTTAGTAGGGCCGGGGCGGCATCCGGGGCGCTTTTTTGCCGGCAAAAAAGAAGTGCCTAATGGTTCATCGCCGGTTAATATGGTGCATTTAGACGACGCGGTTGGCATAGCGGTGGTGGTAATTGAAAAGGCAGCCTGGGGACAGGTATTCAATGCCTGTGTGCCAAGTCACCCTACACGGGCGCAGTTTTATACCCGGTTTAGCCGGGAACTAAATTTGCCTTTGCCCGAATTTGAAAACGGAGCAGCAAATTTGAAGACTATTGAAAGTGTGAATGTCCCAACCATATTAGGCTACCGGTATAAATATGATAATTGGTTAAATGTGGTACTTGGCTAA
- a CDS encoding asparagine synthetase B codes for MDDQQKDHLKSYGIAFWVLKNGDTVDWLLNYRGGSFMTKYDKKTENECKVRGVSYEVIADSEVSNILAQINDPSVNMDVVKLEKAPRVALYSPKNKGTMEDAVALVLKYAEIPYDLVYDEQVLKGDLAKYDWLHLHHEDFTGQYSKMGNFRGFGGGYGGGMGGFNGGADFIGGRPDFGGRGGGGSNISNIENEESKPAQEAMAKKLGFKKVSKMKLAVAQHIRDFCTNGGFLFAMCSGADSFDIALAAANTDIVDTQYDGDPPDPQAQARLDFSQTLAFQNFIVNTTARSRRFSDIDVSDTRHVERTRDFFTLFDFSAKWDVVPSMLTQDHDRVIKGFKGLATAFDKTKLKPGVTIMGEMKSANEARYIHGEYGKGQWTFYGGHDPEDYQHSPNEPPTDLSLHPNSPGYRLILNNVLFPAAKKKKQKT; via the coding sequence ATGGATGACCAGCAGAAAGACCACCTCAAATCATACGGTATTGCTTTCTGGGTATTAAAGAACGGGGATACGGTAGACTGGCTCCTGAACTATCGTGGCGGCAGTTTTATGACCAAATACGATAAGAAAACCGAGAACGAGTGCAAAGTACGCGGTGTGAGCTATGAAGTGATTGCCGATAGCGAGGTAAGCAACATCCTGGCGCAAATAAATGACCCATCCGTAAATATGGATGTGGTAAAGCTGGAAAAGGCCCCCAGGGTAGCTTTATATTCCCCTAAAAACAAAGGCACCATGGAAGACGCCGTTGCCCTTGTTTTAAAATATGCCGAGATACCTTACGACTTAGTTTACGATGAACAGGTACTAAAAGGTGACCTGGCTAAATACGATTGGCTGCACCTACACCACGAGGATTTTACGGGGCAATATAGTAAAATGGGTAACTTCCGCGGCTTTGGCGGCGGTTACGGCGGCGGCATGGGTGGCTTTAATGGCGGGGCAGACTTTATTGGCGGCCGTCCCGACTTTGGTGGCCGCGGCGGCGGAGGCAGCAATATTAGCAATATAGAGAACGAGGAGAGCAAACCAGCCCAGGAAGCTATGGCCAAAAAGCTGGGCTTTAAAAAAGTATCCAAAATGAAGCTGGCCGTAGCGCAGCATATCCGCGATTTTTGCACCAATGGCGGGTTCCTGTTTGCGATGTGTTCGGGTGCCGATAGCTTTGATATAGCACTGGCAGCCGCCAATACCGATATTGTAGATACCCAATACGATGGCGACCCGCCCGATCCACAAGCGCAGGCCAGGCTCGATTTTAGTCAAACGCTGGCCTTTCAAAATTTCATTGTAAATACAACCGCCCGTTCGCGCAGGTTTAGCGATATTGATGTTTCGGATACCCGGCATGTAGAACGCACGCGCGACTTTTTTACCTTGTTCGATTTTTCGGCCAAATGGGATGTGGTGCCGAGCATGTTGACGCAGGACCATGACCGGGTAATTAAGGGTTTTAAAGGTTTGGCCACCGCCTTCGATAAAACCAAACTAAAGCCCGGCGTAACCATTATGGGCGAAATGAAAAGCGCCAATGAGGCACGCTATATACATGGCGAATATGGTAAAGGACAATGGACCTTCTATGGTGGCCATGATCCCGAAGACTATCAGCACAGTCCTAACGAACCACCAACGGATTTATCGCTACATCCAAATTCACCGGGTTATAGGTTGATATTAAATAATGTGCTTTTCCCGGCGGCTAAAAAGAAAAAGCAGAAGACTTAG